The proteins below are encoded in one region of Podarcis raffonei isolate rPodRaf1 chromosome 6, rPodRaf1.pri, whole genome shotgun sequence:
- the PTPN7 gene encoding tyrosine-protein phosphatase non-receptor type 7 isoform X2, producing MVLSCSACPKVDSFSLLREQKRAGMEKCQEVKKHVRLQDRRGSNVSLVLDMSSLSNTEPISSVSTPRDVTVKLLNTTSHVLTQRMLQQQNWSLEELQEEFAKIPSNFASAEELDIPRRAAKDRYKSILPNPQSRVCLKRALSQEDESYINANYIRGYAGQEKAYIATQGPMLNTVNDFWTMVWQEGAPLIVMLTKLKEAKELNDECRTVKHIVFSSWPDQKTPESAKTFLHLVLEVEKILQATESRGPVVVHCSAGIGRTGCFIATQIGCQQLKNKGEVDILGIVCQLRIDRGGMIQTSEQYQFLHHTLAMYASQLPKITDC from the exons ATGGTCCTCTCCTGTTCAGCATGCCCTAAAGTTGATAGTTTCAGCCTGCTACGTGAGCAAAAGAGGGCAGGAATGGAGAAGTGTCAGGAAGTCAAGAAACATGTGCGTCTGCAGGATAG AAGGGGCTCCAACGTGTCGCTGGTGCTGGACATGAGTTCCCTGAGCAACACAGAACCCATTTCATCCGTCTCCACCCCAAGGGATGTCACAGTGAAGCTCCTGAACACCACCAGCCATGTTCTTACTCAGAGGATGCTCCAGCAGCAGAACTGGAGCCTAGAGGAGCTTCAAGAGGAGTTTGCG AAAATCCCCTCCAACTTTGCCAGTGCAGAAGAGCTGGACATCCCCAGACGAGCAGCAAAAGACAGATATAAATCCATCCTACCAA ATCCCCAGAGTCGTGTGTGCCTAAAGAGAGCGCTGAGCCAAGAAGACGAGAGCTACATTAATGCAAACTACATCCGG GGTTATGCTGGGCAGGAGAAGGCCTATATTGCCACCCAGGGGCCCATGCTTAATACAGTCAATGACTTCTGGACAATGGTGTGGCAGGAAGGAGCTCCTCTCATCGTTATGCTCACCAAACTCAAGGAAGCAAAAGAG CTCAACGATGAATGTCGCACGGTGAAGCATATTGTTTTCTCATCCTGGCCAGACCAGAAGACCCCAGAATCAGCCAAGACCTTCTTGCACTTGGTTTTGGAGGTGGAGAAAATTCTACAGGCCACAGAGAGCAGAGGACCTGTTGTTGTCCACTGCAG TGCAGGAATTGGTCGGACTGGCTGTTTTATTGCTACGCAGATTGGATGCCAGCAACTGAAGAATAAAGGAGAGGTGGATATTTTGGGCATAGTCTGCCAGCTGCGCATAGACAG GGGTGGAATGATACAAACCAGTGAACAATACCAGTTCCTCCATCACACACTGGCCATGTATGCGTCACAGCTTCCTAAGATCACAGACTGCTAG
- the PTPN7 gene encoding tyrosine-protein phosphatase non-receptor type 7 isoform X1: MVLSCSACPKVDSFSLLREQKRAGMEKCQEVKKHVRLQDRRGSNVSLVLDMSSLSNTEPISSVSTPRDVTVKLLNTTSHVLTQRMLQQQNWSLEELQEEFAKIPSNFASAEELDIPRRAAKDRYKSILPNPQSRVCLKRALSQEDESYINANYIRGYAGQEKAYIATQGPMLNTVNDFWTMVWQEGAPLIVMLTKLKEAKEKCVCYWPETEATYGPFTIRMQGTCECEEYTIRDFGLQLNDECRTVKHIVFSSWPDQKTPESAKTFLHLVLEVEKILQATESRGPVVVHCSAGIGRTGCFIATQIGCQQLKNKGEVDILGIVCQLRIDRGGMIQTSEQYQFLHHTLAMYASQLPKITDC; the protein is encoded by the exons ATGGTCCTCTCCTGTTCAGCATGCCCTAAAGTTGATAGTTTCAGCCTGCTACGTGAGCAAAAGAGGGCAGGAATGGAGAAGTGTCAGGAAGTCAAGAAACATGTGCGTCTGCAGGATAG AAGGGGCTCCAACGTGTCGCTGGTGCTGGACATGAGTTCCCTGAGCAACACAGAACCCATTTCATCCGTCTCCACCCCAAGGGATGTCACAGTGAAGCTCCTGAACACCACCAGCCATGTTCTTACTCAGAGGATGCTCCAGCAGCAGAACTGGAGCCTAGAGGAGCTTCAAGAGGAGTTTGCG AAAATCCCCTCCAACTTTGCCAGTGCAGAAGAGCTGGACATCCCCAGACGAGCAGCAAAAGACAGATATAAATCCATCCTACCAA ATCCCCAGAGTCGTGTGTGCCTAAAGAGAGCGCTGAGCCAAGAAGACGAGAGCTACATTAATGCAAACTACATCCGG GGTTATGCTGGGCAGGAGAAGGCCTATATTGCCACCCAGGGGCCCATGCTTAATACAGTCAATGACTTCTGGACAATGGTGTGGCAGGAAGGAGCTCCTCTCATCGTTATGCTCACCAAACTCAAGGAAGCAAAAGAG AAATGTGTCTGTTACTGGCCTGAAACAGAGGCAACCTATGGGCCCTTCACCATCCGCATGCAAGGCACTTGTGAGTGTGAAGAATACACCATCCGCGACTTTGGCCTACAG CTCAACGATGAATGTCGCACGGTGAAGCATATTGTTTTCTCATCCTGGCCAGACCAGAAGACCCCAGAATCAGCCAAGACCTTCTTGCACTTGGTTTTGGAGGTGGAGAAAATTCTACAGGCCACAGAGAGCAGAGGACCTGTTGTTGTCCACTGCAG TGCAGGAATTGGTCGGACTGGCTGTTTTATTGCTACGCAGATTGGATGCCAGCAACTGAAGAATAAAGGAGAGGTGGATATTTTGGGCATAGTCTGCCAGCTGCGCATAGACAG GGGTGGAATGATACAAACCAGTGAACAATACCAGTTCCTCCATCACACACTGGCCATGTATGCGTCACAGCTTCCTAAGATCACAGACTGCTAG
- the PTPN7 gene encoding tyrosine-protein phosphatase non-receptor type 7 isoform X3: MVLSCSACPKVDSFSLLREQKRAGMEKCQEVKKHVRLQDRRGSNVSLVLDMSSLSNTEPISSVSTPRDVTVKLLNTTSHVLTQRMLQQQNWSLEELQEEFAKIPSNFASAEELDIPRRAAKDRYKSILPNPQSRVCLKRALSQEDESYINANYIRGYAGQEKAYIATQGPMLNTVNDFWTMVWQEGAPLIVMLTKLKEAKEKCVCYWPETEATYGPFTIRMQGTCECEEYTIRDFGLQLNDECRTVKHIVFSSWPDQKTPESAKTFLHLVLEVEKILQATESRGPVVVHCRNWSDWLFYCYADWMPATEE, encoded by the exons ATGGTCCTCTCCTGTTCAGCATGCCCTAAAGTTGATAGTTTCAGCCTGCTACGTGAGCAAAAGAGGGCAGGAATGGAGAAGTGTCAGGAAGTCAAGAAACATGTGCGTCTGCAGGATAG AAGGGGCTCCAACGTGTCGCTGGTGCTGGACATGAGTTCCCTGAGCAACACAGAACCCATTTCATCCGTCTCCACCCCAAGGGATGTCACAGTGAAGCTCCTGAACACCACCAGCCATGTTCTTACTCAGAGGATGCTCCAGCAGCAGAACTGGAGCCTAGAGGAGCTTCAAGAGGAGTTTGCG AAAATCCCCTCCAACTTTGCCAGTGCAGAAGAGCTGGACATCCCCAGACGAGCAGCAAAAGACAGATATAAATCCATCCTACCAA ATCCCCAGAGTCGTGTGTGCCTAAAGAGAGCGCTGAGCCAAGAAGACGAGAGCTACATTAATGCAAACTACATCCGG GGTTATGCTGGGCAGGAGAAGGCCTATATTGCCACCCAGGGGCCCATGCTTAATACAGTCAATGACTTCTGGACAATGGTGTGGCAGGAAGGAGCTCCTCTCATCGTTATGCTCACCAAACTCAAGGAAGCAAAAGAG AAATGTGTCTGTTACTGGCCTGAAACAGAGGCAACCTATGGGCCCTTCACCATCCGCATGCAAGGCACTTGTGAGTGTGAAGAATACACCATCCGCGACTTTGGCCTACAG CTCAACGATGAATGTCGCACGGTGAAGCATATTGTTTTCTCATCCTGGCCAGACCAGAAGACCCCAGAATCAGCCAAGACCTTCTTGCACTTGGTTTTGGAGGTGGAGAAAATTCTACAGGCCACAGAGAGCAGAGGACCTGTTGTTGTCCACTGCAG GAATTGGTCGGACTGGCTGTTTTATTGCTACGCAGATTGGATGCCAGCAACTGAAGAATAA